In Natator depressus isolate rNatDep1 chromosome 9, rNatDep2.hap1, whole genome shotgun sequence, a single genomic region encodes these proteins:
- the ZIC3 gene encoding zinc finger protein ZIC 3 has product MGGPAGGQVTPCQPAPHWLGAGWLPSWFMCGECAREGSSPRTLPGGSGGAGRGAGQPGWGARRCPGLGGDGGRGAAPSRARVGRCRVGLCRGRRPPAVHELVPPRLAHCAGGDPPSGSRPPSSMAMLLDGGAQFPALGVGGFGAPRHHEGPSRGDAAAAAGMGLSPFGDASHAAAFKLSPAAHELSSGQSSAFTPQGSGYANALGHHHHHHHHHAGQVPAYGGAAAAAAFSSTRDFLFRQRGAGLGEPAPGGAQHGIFGGSPGSLHGPPGIAESPGYLLFPGLHEQGPSHTSPGGHVENGQMHLGLRGDLFGRPDPYRAVSSPRTDPYAGAQFHNYNPMNVNMGMNVAAHHHHGPGAFFRYMRQPIKQELSCKWVEESQINRPKKSCDRTFSTMHELVTHVTMEHVGGPEQNNHICYWEECPREGKSFKAKYKLVNHIRVHTGEKPFPCPFPGCGKIFARSENLKIHKRTHTGEKPFKCEFEGCDRRFANSSDRKKHMHVHTSDKPYICKVCDKSYTHPSSLRKHMKVHESQGSDSSPAASSGYESSTPPTISSANSKDSTKSPPSAVQSNTSHNPGLPPNFNEWYV; this is encoded by the exons ATGGGCGGGCCGGCCGGGGGTCAGGTGACGCCTTGCCAGCCGGCTCCCCATTGGCTGGGCGCGGGCTGGCTCCCGAGTTGGTTTATGTGCGGGGAGTGCGCGCGTGAGGGGAGCAGTCCAAGGACGTTGCCGGGCGGGAGCGGAGGGGCCGGACGCGGAGCCGGGCAGCCGGGCTGGGGTGCGCGGCGCTGCCCGGGGCTGGGCGGGGACGGGGGGCGCGGGGCAGCCCCCAGCCGGGCGCGCGTGGGGCGGTGTCGCGTGGGGTTGTGTCGCGGCCGCCGCCCGCCCGCGGTGCATGAGCTCGTCCCCCCGCGCCTGGCCCATTGTGCTGGGGGGGACCCTCCCTCGGGCTCCCGCCCGCCCTCCTCCATGGCCATGCTGCTGGACGGGGGGGCGCAGTTCCCCGCCCTGGGCGTCGGGGGCTTCGGGGCCCCCCGCCACCACGAGGGGCCCAGCCGCGGCgacgccgccgccgccgccgggatGGGGCTGAGCCCCTTCGGGGACGCCTCGCACGCGGCGGCCTTCAAGCTCAGCCCGGCCGCCCACGAGCTCTCGTCCGGGCAGAGCTCGGCCTTCACCCCGCAGGGCTCGGGCTATGCCAACGCGCTGgggcaccaccaccatcaccaccaccaccacgccgGCCAGGTGCCCGCCTACGGGGgcgcggccgccgccgccgccttcaGCTCCACGCGGGACTTTCTCTTCCGCCAGCGGGGCGCCGGCCTCGGGGAGCCCGCCCCCGGGGGCGCCCAGCACGGCATCTTCGGCGGCTCCCCCGGCAGCCTGCACGGGCCGCCGGGCATCGCGGAGAGCCCGGGCTACCTGCTCTTCCCGGGGCTGCACGAGCAGGGCCCCAGCCACACCTCGCCCGGCGGGCACGTGGAGAACGGGCAGATGCACCTGGGGCTGCGGGGGGATCTCTTCGGCCGGCCCGACCCTTACCGGGCCGTCTCCAGCCCCCGCACGGACCCGTACGCCGGCGCCCAGTTCCACAACTACAACCCCATGAACGTGAACATGGGCATGAACGTGGCGGCCCATCACCACCACGGCCCGGGGGCTTTCTTCCGCTACATGCGCCAGCCCATCAAGCAAGAGCTGTCCTGCAAGTGGGTCGAGGAGAGCCAGATCAACCGCCCCAAAAAGAGCTGCGACCGGACATTCAGCACCATGCACGAACTGGTCACCCATGTGACGATGGAGCATGTCGGGGGGCCGGAGCAGAACAACCACATCTGCTACTGGGAGGAATGTCCGAGGGAGGGCAAGTCCTTCAAGGCGAAATACAAACTGGTGAACCACATTCGGGTTCACACGGGGGAAAAACCGTTCCCTTGCCCGTTCCCAGGCTGCGGGAAAATCTTTGCCAGGTCCGAGAATCTGAAGATCCACAAAAGGACGCACACAG GTGAAAAACCTTTTAAGTGTGAATTTGAAGGCTGTGATAGACGTTTTGCGAACAGTAGTGACAGAAAGAAGCACATGCATGTACACACTTCAGACAAGCCTTATATCTGCAAAGTGTGTGATAAGTCTTACACGCACCCCAGCTCTCTTAGGAAACACATGAAG GTTCACGAATCGCAAGGGTCAGATTCCTCCCCAGCTGCCAGTTCAGGCTACGAATCGTCCACTCCGCCCACTATAAGTTCTGCAAACAGTAAAGACTCTACTAAAAGTCCTCCATCAGCAGTTCAAAGTAACACAAGCCACAACCCCGGACTTCCACCCAATTTTAACGAATGGTACGTCTAA
- the LOC141993647 gene encoding uncharacterized protein LOC141993647 has translation MAGGPQCLRSASDTSWDSSPKSKIPPGPTMPGAADENSSRTSYHGTFRMYVDSPNHRGRENQALPKQTASTRNSKEQGARRLARGLRTRSHHCSPVTGALADPPFASSILEGYQTMNLAIHRETGAFLPSPGQPIPQELICKWTDSKGHHSRQACSRIFSTMFELVHHVTMEHVGGPEQPNHICDWEGCAREKKPFKAKYKLINHIRVHTGERPFLCPFPGCEKVFARAENLKIHKRIHTGEKPFVCEFAGCDRRFANSSDRKKHTHGHSRDKPYRCKVKGCEKSYTHPSSLRKHLKTHRSLEPAPSTATTKPRAAGQPPGAQEPGAGACQSLASPAACLTRCGPSRCQGRERDAPEMERGGASHATSRSGREARRTPRPARPQLWRKVPSEGSRRSPSPLTLPAGLGKGWEPGHSRATGAAHSRPERSAPPSRRGLSEL, from the exons ATGGCTGGAGGTCCCCAGTGTCTCCGTTCTGCCTCTGACACCAGCTGGGACAGCTCGCCCAAAAGCAAGATCCCCCCAGGACCCACCATGCCCGGAGCTGCAGATGAGAATTCCTCCAGAACCTCGTACCACGGCACGTTCCGGATGTATGTAGACTCACCCAACCACAGGGGACGTGAAAACCAGGCTTTGCCAAAGCAGACAGCTAGCACCAGAAACTCTAAGGAGCAGGGGGCACGAAGGCTGGCAAGGGGTCTGAGAACCAGGTCCCACCATTGCAGCCCAGTAACTGGAGCTCTGGCTGATCCGCCCTTTGCCTCTTCGATTCTAGAAGGGTATCAAACGATGAATCTGGCAATCCACAGAGAGACCGGcgcttttctcccctcccctggacAGCCCATTCCACAAGAACTGATCTGCAAGTGGACTGACAGCAAAGGACACCACTCCAGGCAGGCTTGCTCGAGAATATTCAGCACCATGTTTGAGCTAGTTCACCATGTCACCATGGAGCACGTCGGAGGACCAGAGCAGCCCAACCATATTTGTGACTGGGAGGGCTGCGCTAGGGAGAAAAAACCCTTTAAAGCCAAATACAAACTCATAAACCACATCAGAGTGCACACAGGCGAAAGGCCATTTCTATGCCCGTTTCCGGGGTGTGAGAAAGTGTTTGCAAGAGCTGAAAACCTGAAGATACATAAAAGAATCCACACAG GAGAGAAGCCGTTCGTGTGTGAATTCGCGGGGTGTGACAGGAGGTTTGCCAACAGCAGTGACAGGAAGAAGCACACCCACGGGCACTCGAGAGACAAGCCGTATCGCTGCAAAGTCAAAGGGTGCGAGAAATCCTacacccaccccagctccctgcgcAAACACCTGAAAACGCACCGCAGCCTCGAGCCAGCCCCCTCCACCGCCACCACCAAGCCCCGGGCGGCCGGACAGCCCCCGGGGGCGCAGGAGCCGGGGGCCGGCGCCTGCCAGTCACTGGCCAGCCCCGCCGCTTGTCTAACCAGGTGTGGCCCCTCCAGGtgccaggggagagagagggacgCCCCGGAGATGGAAAGAGGGGGCGCCTCCCACGCAACCTCCCGCAGTGGGCGTGAGGCCAGACGGACCCCTCGGCCGGCTCGTCCCCAGCTCTGGCGCAAGGTGCCCTCCGAGGGCTCCCGCAGGTCCCCCAGCCCACTCACACTCCCGGCCGGGCTGGgaaagggctgggagccagggcacaGCAGGGCCACGGGCGCTGCCCACAGCAGGCCCGAAAGAAGCGCTCCCCcctccaggagagggctcagtGAGCTCTGA